The DNA region AATGGGAACAGGAGTTCTTTGTACCCTTCTCTAagttgaaaattatataaaaataaaaatttacaaacaaaCCAAAGAACATGAGAAAATGTAGCTCTTATAAGTGAGCTGAGGAGGGCATTTCAAAAGCTGGACTTAGGAGGAAGCTGGGGAAATGGGCACCTCCACCCTAAGAAGGTGGGTCTCGTGGGTCTGATGAGAGCTATTGCCCCTCCTCAGCTTGGTTCTGCTATTGGAAGTCCTGGGAGTCTGGGTGGATGGGCCAGCAGTGGCAGTATTGCCAGGTCTAAGGTGCCTCTATCACTGTGGATTCCAACCTACTGGGGCGGGAAGTGGGCTAGGTGCCTTTTCATGTTGTCAAACACTGAGGCTTGATGTGTTatgtacttcttttttatttatttatttttttgaactaggaatttaacccaggggtgcttacccactgagccacatccccagaccttttttatattttgtttagagagagggtctcactgagttgcttagggccttgctaagttgctgaggctggctttgaacttgagatcctcctgcctcagcctccccagccgttgggattacaggcctgcatctGGTTTATATACTTCTAATATAAGCTTTGAagcatcacttttaaaatatgtggACTTTCTAGCAGTGATGACCTCTCCACATGAATATGCTTCTTGCAAAAGATCTTCTTCATCCCTCTCcagaaaaggagaagaggaaacaCAAGAAGAAGCGCCTGGTGCAGAGCCCCAATTCCCATTTCATGGATGTAAAATGCCCGGGACGCTCTAAGGTCACCACAGTCTTTAGCCAGGCACGAATGGTAGTTTTGTGTTGGCTGCTCACTGTCCTCTGCCAGCCTGCAGGAGGAAAAGCAGGGCTTACAGAAGGGTGTTCCGTTGGGAAGAAGCAACACTAAGAGCAACCTGAATCGAAATGAGTGGGGAAACATCTCGTTAGACAAATTttggataataaaataaaatgagtgaaCTCATCATCCCTGTTTTCCACCTGAAGAAATTCAACCTCAGCAAGATGAGGCTGGAGCTCTTTGACCCCGTGTTCTCattccctttccccctccttaCCTCCAGTTTCCTGGACAGGCCCAGGGCTTCCCTGTTTAGGGCCTGAGCACAGGCTGTTCTGCTGCCTGCCCTGGGGGCGCTCCTCCTGTTTCCGCCTACCGATTTTCTGGAGCCAAGATGGAAATCAAGGTCTCTTGCTCTGAATCCCTGATCCTCTCAGTGACAATTAAACACCAACTGGGCTGGAACGTTTTCCAC from Ictidomys tridecemlineatus isolate mIctTri1 chromosome 5, mIctTri1.hap1, whole genome shotgun sequence includes:
- the LOC101978242 gene encoding small ribosomal subunit protein eS27; protein product: MLLAKDLLHPSPEKEKRKHKKKRLVQSPNSHFMDVKCPGRSKVTTVFSQARMVVLCWLLTVLCQPAGGKAGLTEGCSVGKKQH